CCGTTCATCCCCGCCGGGGCGCACACCGACACGCGCACCGGAGCGCCGATCGCGGCCGGGCGCCTCCCCGTCAACAACGGGTACTGGGACACCTACCGCACGGCGTGGCCGATGATGAACCTGGTCGACCCGGTGCGGGCCCGGGAGCTGCTGGACGGGATACTGGAGCCGCAGCGACGTCACGGCTGGATGCCGCGGTGGACGGCGCCCGGATACGTGGACGCGATGGTGGGCACCTCCAGCGATCAGATCCTCGCCGACGGCGAGAGGTGGGGACTGCTCGACGACCCGCGCACCGCCCTGTCGTCGGGATGGCGCAACGCCGCCGAGCGCGCACCCGACGCTCGCCGCGGACGCAAGGGCATCGAGCGGGGACGCTTCCTGGGTTTCATCCCGCGGGCCATCCACGAGGGCATGAGCTGGAGCATCGAGAACGCCGTCAGCGACGCCGCGCTGGCGCGGCTGGCAGACCGACTGTCGGCGGCGTCAGCGGGCGACGACGCCGCGCGCGCTGAGGCGCTGTCGCGCTGGCTGGGAAACCGCGCCCTCGCCTACCGGCAGCTGTTCGATCCTGTCGTCGGCTTCTTCCGCGGACGAGACGCCGACGGCCGGACGGCGGGCGGGCGCTTCGATCCGCGCGTCTGGGGCGGCGACTACGTCGAGACGAACGCCTGGGGGATGTCGGTGAGCGCGGTGCACGACCGCGCCGGCCTGGCCGCCCTCTACGACGGCCGACAGGGCCTGCGCATCCACCTCGATCGCCTGTTCGCCGAGCCCGAGACCGCGGATGCCGCGTTCGCCGGCGCCTACCGTCAGGTCATCCACGAGCAGCGCGAGGCGCGGGCGCTGCGCAGCGGCATGTGCGCGATCTCCAATCAGCCGGCGCATCACATCCCGTACATGTACACCGGGACCGATCAGCCCTGGCTCGCCGGCGCGACAGCACATCGGTTGGCACGCCGCCTGTTCGCGGGCGGCCACATCGGGCAGGGCTTTCCCGGTGACGAGGACAACGGCGAGATGAGCGCGTGGTGGCTGTGGGCGGCGATCGGACTGTATCCGCTCGAGCTGGCTTCCGGCGAGCTCCTCATCGGCTCGCCGCTGCTCGACGACGTGACCGTCGCGCGCAGCGACGGGTCGCGTCTGCGCATCCGCTCGCAGCGACCGCACGCGGACGCCCATGTGCTGCGCGCCGTCCGGGTCAACGGTGCGCCGCTCACCCGTGCCGTGCTGGAGGTGGATGCGCTCGGCGCCGACGTCGACCTGGAGCTCGAGTTCGGCGACGACCCCGCCGAGAGCCTGGGCGCCGACGAGCCGACCCCCGTGCGCCCGTGGCACCCCGATCTGACGGGCGGGTCGGGTCGCATCGTCCACGCGCCCGGCGTGCGCCACGCCCGCCGACTCGTCGACGACGGCGCTGCGGGCGGCGACCGCGGCGTGCGCCTGCGGCCGGGGGCCTGGGTGGGGTGGCTGTTCCCCGAGATCACGTCCGTGACGGATGCCACCCTGACCGCCGTGGACGCGGTGGGCGACGACGCGCTGGAGTGGCAGTGGTCCGCCGACGGGACGTCGTGGCATGCGGCCGAGGTCACGGCTCCGACGCCGCTCGCCGCCGATCGGACGACCCCCTTCCGCTTCACCGACGCTCTCGCCGCGCGCGCCGTGCGCGTCCGAGCGGCGCGCGCGGTGCGTGTGCGCCAGATCGAGCTGTTCGACCTCGACGCCGACCACTGATCGCGTCCTCCGATCGCGCGAGCGTCGGCCGCTATCGTGGCGTTATGAGCGAGCGGGAGCGTCCCCGGCGAACCCTGTCACCGCGTGTGCTGCGCTGGGAGGATCGCACGGCGTGGCCGATGTTCGCTCTCTCCCTGCTCTTCTTCGCGGGATGGGTCTGGAGCCTCGCCGACACGAAGCTCGATGGCCGTCAGCAGAGCCTCCTGCTGGGCGCGATCGGTGTGCTGTGGGCGGTCTTCATCGCCGACTTCCTCGTGCGCCTGAGCATCTGCGGGTCTCCGCACGAGTTCTTCCGCACGCGCTGGTTCGAGGCCGTCTCGCTGGTGATCGTGTACCTCCGCCCGTTCGTCATCCTCGCCTACCTCTGGCGTCTGCCCTGGTTTCGCCTACGCCCGTCTCGCCAACGCGTGCGCCTGGTCATTCTCGTGTCCCTGTTCACCCTGCTGTTCGTGTTCACCGCCTCGACTCTCGTCTGGCTCGCGGAGCGGCAGGACGCGCATGCGAACATCGTCGACCTCGGCGACGCGATCTGGTGGGGCTTCTCGACTCTGGCGACCGTCGGGTACGGCGACTACGTCCCTGTCACCCCGCTCGGGCG
The sequence above is a segment of the Microbacterium sp. PM5 genome. Coding sequences within it:
- a CDS encoding potassium channel family protein, with amino-acid sequence MSERERPRRTLSPRVLRWEDRTAWPMFALSLLFFAGWVWSLADTKLDGRQQSLLLGAIGVLWAVFIADFLVRLSICGSPHEFFRTRWFEAVSLVIVYLRPFVILAYLWRLPWFRLRPSRQRVRLVILVSLFTLLFVFTASTLVWLAERQDAHANIVDLGDAIWWGFSTLATVGYGDYVPVTPLGRTIAVGLMMGGLVVLGVTSATVISALTDQMQRVGQRLEDDRAAAIGRGTASASAPTPDRADADAAGGPDSVPS
- a CDS encoding glycoside hydrolase domain-containing protein, translating into MIFLQPADGPADPPSSRPHAGVLGGQVHRFAFRPADGEQRLCAPGLDALRCTPDTVLHWAFYADGDAAVSAPWAPLAVTVDARAGEERLSDDTRVRDRYGFRLDADSQFAAAWSMPEQWNADTVSLAPFAGRIAEVEIVLGTSALATDAGTPDEVTGFVELRVEELSASTPSPAERVDTRRGSHAGDRFSRGNTVPAVAVPHGFTFLTPATDARDQRWPYRPFVHDDERGRRVEAVQFSHQPSPWIGDRGVLQVMPFDGIPVSAPTARRRWIAPGSERAHPHVWSAMLDGGLRIETTATDHVGLFRVEGDDSDAEVGFIIDQPGAHGTVIAQGDSVRGWVGEADPWWGNGPRTFFAGVVRGHAARSGRLDDDGRGERAGFVAGSGALELRIAISFISLEQAQRALALEAPEEMTFDEIRDRSRGAWDAVLDSVQIPQLTASERPFRGLADTDLRAQLASALYRLHLYPNAAEENVGSAESARWAYADPFIPAGAHTDTRTGAPIAAGRLPVNNGYWDTYRTAWPMMNLVDPVRARELLDGILEPQRRHGWMPRWTAPGYVDAMVGTSSDQILADGERWGLLDDPRTALSSGWRNAAERAPDARRGRKGIERGRFLGFIPRAIHEGMSWSIENAVSDAALARLADRLSAASAGDDAARAEALSRWLGNRALAYRQLFDPVVGFFRGRDADGRTAGGRFDPRVWGGDYVETNAWGMSVSAVHDRAGLAALYDGRQGLRIHLDRLFAEPETADAAFAGAYRQVIHEQREARALRSGMCAISNQPAHHIPYMYTGTDQPWLAGATAHRLARRLFAGGHIGQGFPGDEDNGEMSAWWLWAAIGLYPLELASGELLIGSPLLDDVTVARSDGSRLRIRSQRPHADAHVLRAVRVNGAPLTRAVLEVDALGADVDLELEFGDDPAESLGADEPTPVRPWHPDLTGGSGRIVHAPGVRHARRLVDDGAAGGDRGVRLRPGAWVGWLFPEITSVTDATLTAVDAVGDDALEWQWSADGTSWHAAEVTAPTPLAADRTTPFRFTDALAARAVRVRAARAVRVRQIELFDLDADH